A window from Clostridia bacterium encodes these proteins:
- a CDS encoding TlyA family RNA methyltransferase produces MKQRLDVLLVSLGLCQSRERAKTLIENGQVLLNGNSAKKSGQSVDETVKIEIVGTQNPYVSRGGLKLEKAIDAFKLTLKDKVAMDIGASTGGFTHCMLKNGAKKVYAVDVGKDQLHESLRADERVLNMEKTNIRNLEADKIEPLDFISVDVSFISLKLVLPKVYEFLKPKGLAVLLIKPQFEAGKQHLNKKGVVKDKKVHLTVVREVTAFASQLGLGVLNLSFSPIRGPEGNIEYLLLVQKDAESVGLDLEKVVLNSHEAL; encoded by the coding sequence ATGAAACAAAGGTTAGACGTTCTTTTAGTCAGTCTCGGCTTGTGTCAGAGCCGGGAACGGGCAAAGACATTAATAGAAAACGGGCAGGTGCTTTTAAACGGAAATTCTGCAAAAAAGAGCGGACAGAGTGTAGACGAAACGGTAAAAATCGAAATTGTCGGCACACAAAACCCCTATGTCAGCCGTGGCGGATTAAAGCTTGAAAAGGCGATTGATGCTTTTAAGCTTACCCTAAAGGACAAGGTTGCCATGGACATTGGTGCTTCTACCGGCGGATTTACCCATTGCATGCTCAAAAACGGTGCCAAAAAGGTGTACGCGGTAGATGTGGGCAAAGATCAGCTGCACGAATCGTTGCGTGCAGACGAGCGGGTGCTGAATATGGAAAAAACCAACATCCGCAATTTAGAGGCAGACAAAATCGAACCGCTGGATTTTATTTCGGTGGACGTGTCTTTTATTTCCTTAAAGCTTGTTCTGCCAAAGGTTTACGAATTCTTAAAGCCCAAGGGCTTGGCGGTTTTGCTCATAAAGCCCCAGTTCGAGGCAGGCAAACAGCATTTGAACAAAAAAGGCGTTGTAAAGGATAAAAAGGTCCATCTGACGGTGGTGCGCGAGGTGACAGCCTTTGCGTCACAGCTGGGCTTAGGCGTTTTGAATCTCAGCTTTTCACCTATCCGCGGACCGGAAGGAAATATAGAATATTTGTTATTGGTACAAAAGGATGCCGAAAGTGTCGGCTTGGATTTGGAAAAAGTGGTTTTAAACAGCCACGAAGCACTGTAA